Within the Halobaculum limi genome, the region GAACCGCGGTTTGACAATGACCTCGTGGTCCCATTCGTCCCACTCGTCGAACGGTCGCGTCTCGGGGGCCGCGACGCCGGCCCGCCGTGCCGCGTCGAACAGGCGGACGCGGTCTTGCACCGACCGAAGCGTCTCGAGTGTCGGCCACGGTGTCCCGACGTGGTCTGCGAGCGACTCGCGGTTCCGTGCGAGAACGTAGATATCTGCCTCACAGAAGGGGAGAATCGTCGTGACGTCCGACCGACGGGCCAGTCGAATCAGCGCCGCCTCGTACCCAGCCAAGTCCGTCATCGGCGAGGGGACGCGCACTCGCTGGTCGCAGTACTTCGAGGCGAACCCCGGCGATCGTTCCCGTTCGGACACCGCGATCGTTCGCACTCCACGCTTCCCCAGCGACCGGAGTGCGGCGGTGCTACTCGCAGCCGTAGCTGCAGGTATCACCGCGCTCCCCACAGTCTCCCGCGACTTCTGACTCATACGTGGAGGGACCGAACACGAAGTGATTGTAAGCGACGTCATAATCAGATAGGTAGGTGGTAACCGTTGGGGCTGCGCTCGATAGCGCGTGAGACTGTCACTCGGGGACGACGACGACGCTGCCCGTCTTGTGACCCGTGTCGATATGTCGGTGTGCGTCTGCGATCGCGTCGAGTGTGTACTCCCGGTCGATGACTGGGCGGAACTCCCCTGCTTCGACGCGGTCGCGGAGTGCGACGAGGTGTGCACGCTTCGTCGCCGCCGATGCTACCCCGGTGGCCGCGAACGTCGCCCGTTTGTCACCGATCAGTCGGGTCTGTGCCATCCGGATCAAGATGTCTACCGAGGGCACGGTCGTGAGGTACCGACCGCCGGGGGTCAACGAGTCGCGACACTCCGCGAACGAGCGCTTCCCCACCACGTCGAAGATGACGTCGTACGCCGCACCGGTCATCGTGAAGTCGGTGGTCGTGTAGTCGACGACCGCCGCCGCACCGAGCGACCGAACCAGGTCGACGTGCGCCGTACTGCACACGCCCGTGACTGTCGCTCCTGCCTCCGCCGCGATCTGTACTGCGGCCGTCCCGATGGATCCGGACGCACCGTTGATCAGGATGGACTCGCCTACATGAAGGTCCGCGTGGGCAGTCAGGAACTCCATCGCCGTCAGTCCGCCGTCGCAGACGGCCGCAGCCTCGCTGTACGTCAGGATCGACGGCATCACCGCCACGGCACCGTCTTCGGGGACACACAGGTACTCGGCGTGGGCGCCGCTTCCGGGCGCGACTGTGCCGAACACGTCGTCGCCCGGTGCGAACTGTACGACGTCGCGGCCGACCGCTTCCACCTCGCCGGCGAACACGTCGCCTGGGACCGCCTTCGGGCGTCTGAGACCGTTGAACAACCGGATGGGGAACGGTGACCCCTCACGAGCGGCCGCGTCCGATGGCCCGACGACCGTCGCTCGAACCCGGATCAGTAGTTCGTCGGTGTCCGGCGTCGGAACCGGAACGTCGTCGACGCGGAGCACGTCCGGTGAGCCGTACTGATTCGCTACGACCGCTCGCATCTGTGTCGTACGCTGTGCTGCCTGTTCTTCGATGCTCGGTGCCATTAGCGGAGTACGTACGCTCGGAGAGTGCCTAAACCGAGCGTATGGATGGTGAAACAGTGGTGGCTGTCACGCGGATGTGGGCCGTTCGGAAAACGAATGGGCGCTGCAGGCTTCTGTTCGAGTGGCGACTGATTCCCCTTGGAGGCTGTGAGGCGGTCAAAATCAGCGGATCTGAGATACACCGAAAGACACAGTATTCTGTGTATCCATAGATCCCTGTATGCCCACTATCACCGTCAACGTGGATGACGACCTCAAAGAGCGAATGGAAAATCACCCCGAGATCAACTGGAGTGAAGTCACGCGCCAAGCCATTCAACAGAAGGTCGAGACGCTGGAGGTGATGGACGAACTCACCAGCGAGAGCGACCTCACCGAGAACGACGTCCATGAAATCGCCCAGAAGATCAACGAAAGCGGACGTAGGCGCGTTGACGAGGAATCGGCGTAGACACGACGAATGAAGCTGGTCATCGACGCCAACGTCGTCATCTCTGCACTCATCGCCGATTCGAAAACGCGGGAACTCATCGTCACACTCGAACCCGACCTGCTGACACCTGCGTTTGTCCACGACGAAATCGGGAACTACCAGGATCTGATCGTGGAGAAGTCCGGGATGGAACCGGACCGAGTCGCACAGTTCATCGATCTTCTGTTCCAGTATGTCGAAATCGTTCCAGCCAAGGAGTTCTATCCCGCTATCGAGAGAGCAGATGAAGCAATTGGCGACACCGATCCCGACGATGTACTGTATTTGGCGTGTGCGATAGCCTGCGATGCGTCCCTCTGGAGTGACGATTCCGATTTCGACGAGCAGGATCTAGTTGAGGCGTACTCAACGAGTGACGTCATCAACTCGTTCGACACGCTCTGACTCAATGTGCGATTGATTTTCTGAATCGGTATCTGTTTGGCTGTACGCGAACCTCGGAGGGAAGCGCGCTCGTTCGGAATCGTTCGCCTATCGAACGAACTCACACTCAGCAGTAACAGGAGAAACGTGAACAACCTACCCACGTCTGCCGGATTTAGCCTGTTCGAGAAGCGATGGGCGCTGCAGGCTTCTGTTCGAAATACGAACGATTCCCCTTGGAGGCTGTGAAACGGTCAAAATCTTCTGATTTGAGAGATCCCGGAAGACACAGTAATCCGGTATTCATACGCCCGATCTTGCTTCGCCACGGGGAGAGCCTCCGAACCTGAATTTCCGCTTTCGATTCACAGCACAAATTCCGGTGACCGTTCACTCGGAGGGACGGGGCGGTGCCTGCCCGGTTACATAGCTAGGCTTGATGGTGCGGACGACTCACTATTGACCGTTCGGTCCCGAATAGATTGTCCCTTCCCCAAATATCAGGTCTGGGACAGGTATAACCGTCCTGGACCCCTCTCACTAGAGAGTTACTCATGGATATCTCCGAGATACTCTCACCGAATTTCACCGAGTTCGACATCGGCACACCGCTCTCGAAGGTCGCCGGGGCGTTCGAGGATCAGGAACTCGATGCCGTCATCGTAACGGACGGCGACGAGTATCGCGGTGTCGTCAGCCGCCAACAGCTGGCCTCCTCGTCCAACCAGCCCTCTGCGAAGATCGGCTCACAGGTACAGCACCTCCCGACGGTCGACCGCACCGAGGACATCCGCGAGGTCGCACGACTCATGATCGGGAGCGGCGCCAAAACGCTCCCCGTACTCCGCGATGACCGTGTCGTCGGTGTGGTGACTGGCGATGCCGTGCTTGAGGCTGTCCGTCCGTTTCTCGACGCAGCGACCGTCGACGACGCGTACACGGCGGAATTGGTCAGTGCGACCCCTGAAACCACGATCGGGAAAGCCCTCAATCTGCTTCGAGAGGCCGGAATCGCCCATCTCCCGGTCGTCGACGGGGACGACCTCACGGGCATGCTGAGCCTGTACGACGTCATCGAGTTCACGACGCGGGGCGGCAGCAAGAGCCAGGGCGGGTCGTCGAGTGGCTTCGGTGGCCGCGGCGGTGGCGGACAGAATCGTGGCGGGTTCGGGGCGCGCGAGGGCGATTCCGACCGAATGCTCGATCTGCCGATACGGAACCTGATGTCCGATACCGTCGCGACGGTCGAGCGGAGCGCTCCGCTCGACGAGGTCGTCGAGACGATGTTCGAGCGGGAGATTTCCTCGCTCGTCGTCACGGCCGACGGGACCGGTGAGCCAGTCGGGATCATCACGAAGACGGACGTCATCGAGGCGCTCACCTGGGAGCGTGACGACCGGAACCCCGTGCAGGTGTTCGGCCTCGAGCTGCTGGAGGGGATGGACTACGACGACGTCTCCACACTGATCGAGGACATGACCTCGAAGTACGGCGAGATGAGTGTGATCAAGGCCAGTATCGAACTGCAGGAGCACAAAGAACAATCGCGGGGGGTTCCACTGGTACTGGCGCGGATCCGACTGGTCACAGACCGCGGCTACTTCACGGCCGATGGGGAAGGGTACGGTGGCTCTCACGCCCTTCGACTCGCCGCGAACGCGGTCGAACGCCAACTCCTCAAGGGGAAGACTTACGGCGACTCGAAGAAGCATCCCGACACTGACGAGCAGGCACAGCTCTATGGCTGGTGGCTCGGCGGGTAATCGGCTCGATATCGACGGACAGACGAGCACCCGTCTCCCGGTTGCCCACTCGCTCGTCACGGAGCGTCCGGACCTTGTGGTCCGTGCTAGTGACGAACGAACGGGTCCAATACGACGATGTGGGGGCCTGCCGTACGGGTGGCTACTGCGGACGCACCGTCGCGGGACGCCGTTATGCATCGACATCACGCAGACGTGCTCTCGGGACCACCCGAACCGCTGTCCGGCACGTCTTCGGGGCGGTCGGCGAAGTCCGGTACTGAGTCATCGGGATCACCGGACGTCTCTAGATACGTGGCTGACATACCTACCAGTAGCTGACAGAGCCGTCCTAATGGTAACACACCGAGCGTCTCCTGCAGATGCCCCTTCGCCGGGGTCGCTGGTCGGGAGTCGTGCTCGTAGATCGACACGGGGGCGGGGGATTCTACGGTGTGTTCGAGGGGGCTCGCTTATCGGCAGCCCTACCGTTATCCGCCTGGGTCCCCTACAGTGGTGTATGGCAGATGACAGACAGGGGCGAGACGACCAGGCGGATCGCGAGGACGAACGCCAGCGTGAGCGTGAGGTAGAGGAGGCCCGAACCCGCGGCGACGAGAAGGAGCCGGTGGGCGATGACCCCCGCGGGCGGCTTGGTGATCTCGATGGAGTACTCGGATCTCACGACTACCCAGTTATGACGGACCAGTTGGTCGAGGCCTATGGCGATTATGCGCTCGAAACACGGGACGGAGAGAGATCTCTCGAGGGCGTACTCTCCGGAACCGAAGACCAGGTATTCGACTCGGCTGATGACGTTCGTAGACGGGTACTGGGACTCATAGGTCGTTAACACACGGCTCAACACACTCGTCTCGCACATCGGATCGCATGTGCTGAACTAAACTTTGTCTGTAGTTAGCTCTCGACCATCTTTGTATTCAGTAGACACTCACAAGTAGCAACTCCGTCCCGAGATCCTCGTACCCACCCGATGAGAGGGTGAGTATCACCGCCATAAGTACTGATCCGAACCCAATATCGAGACAGGCTGAGAATCCAGAACGTACCAATCCGTTCGTCTCGCGGTTGATTTCGTAGAACCCGGTTTCAACCAACGAATCGAGGACCTCTGTGACTCGCATCGGATCAACCGTGTCATCACGGCTCGTCTCGTGGCTGGGCTCAACCTCACCGACGAACCGGACGATCAATCGAGCCAAGCAGCCACTGAGTGAGACAGCTGAGCCAGTCGGTGATGCGATCAAACGCTTGATGGCCCAACGTCGACTTGTCAAACCAGTATTTCAGATCCGTCGAGCACTCTGCATTCACCGACAACAAAACCCGACGACGACGGGTTGTACCGATCGCAGTTCCATGACAGACTCTCTGTGGAAGTGAGGCCAACCCACTCAGCGGTCGTCCGACGATTACCTGTCTCTCAATTAATCACAATTACGTATGTTATGAAATATGTAGCTCGTTTTATACGAGTGTCCCGAATTCCCCGCTTGCGATGAGTAACGAAAAGAGCGCTTCACAGCCCATCAACGACCTCGCCGCGACCCTGAAGGACGGAGGTGTCGCTCTCGGCGTCCTCGACAATACGTACAGCCCCACACTCGTGGAGTTCTATGGTGAACTCGGCGTCGATTTCGTCTGGCTGGATCTCGAACACGGTGGACCGAACCCGTGGGATGCAGGTCAGATGGAAGACCTGCTCCGTGCAGCCGAACGAACGGGCGTGGAAGTACTTCTCCGACTTCCTGATACGGACCCAACGCTCGTCCGGAAAGCGCTGGACCTCGGTGCGAGAAACGTGTTCCTCCCCCGTGTGGAAACCGCCGACGAAGTCCGCGATGCGGTTCGGTCCGCACGGTTCCGTTACGACGACGGCCCCGGTGATCGAGGGCTGGCCTCGCCACGGGCGTCTCGCTGGGGGCTCGCTGACGAGTACATTGCGACCGAAGACAGAGAAACCCTCGTCGGTGTAACCATCGAGACCGAGGCGTCCATCGAGAACCTGGACGACATCCTGGCCGTCCCGGACCTGGGATTCGTCTTCATCGGCCCGTTCGACCTCTCGGTGTCGCTCGGCCACCCCGGTGAGATCGATCATCCGATGGTGCAGGAAGCCGTCGAGACGGTTCGATCGAAAGCTATCGATGCGGGTGTCCCCGTTGCGTGTCTCGGGTTCGGAATGGAGGATGTCAACGAAAAAGCGACGAACGGCTACCAGATGCTGAACCTCGGGAGCACGACCGGGGCACTCAAGCAGGCCGTCACTAGCTGGTTCGATGCCTACGAACAGAACGACAGTTGAATTGAACACACCTCCATGTTCCAAACAGTAGAAGTGTTCTCGATTCCACTGGCGAATCTCGGACTGCTTCTCGGCGCGTTTGCATTACTCCTCGGTGGCGCGGAGATCTTCACGAATTCGGTCGAGTGGTTCGGATATCACCTCGGCGTGAGTGAGAGCGCGACCGGAAGCATCTTGGCCGCAGTCGGGACGGCGTTACCCGAGACGATGATCCCTGTGATTGCCATCGTTTCGGTCCTCCTTGGTCGGGGGGATCAGGCCGCTGCCGACGCGATCGGTGTGGGGGCTATCCTCGGTGCGCCGTTTATGCTTGCGACTATTGCGATGACTCTGATCGGCGCGAGCGTGCTGTATTTCGGCAGCCGTCGCGACGCTGGCCCAATTTTCGAGGCCGACGTGCCGTCTCTCCGGCGTGACCTCTCGTTTTTCCTCGTCGGATACACGTTCGCGGTGGTGGCCGCGTTCGTTCCCTCCCGTGGGCTCCGTATCGGGATTGCCTTCGGACTTGTCGTCTTGTATCTCGTGTACGTCAAGCGAACGCTCGCAGCTGGCCAGCTGATCGTCGGGGAAGAACTCGATCGGCTACACCTCAGGGGATTGCTAACCGAGGGCCAGCGACCGTTCCCGGCGTTCGGATCGGCCATTGTCTCCATTGACGAACCACCCCTGTGGATGGTGGTCACGCAGACCGTGTGTGCGCTGCTCGTGATCATCGCTGGTGCCCATCTGTTCGTGACCGAGGTTGAGTTCTTCTCGACGGAGGTGCTGGACGTTCCCGCAGCGCTGATTGCCCTCCTGTTAGCACCGCTGGCCACTGAACTCCCCGAGAAGTTCAATTCCGTCATCTGGGTTAGTGAGGGGAAGGATACCCTCGCGATCGGAAATATCACGGGCGCGATGGTATTCCAGGGGACGCTTCCTGCCATGCTCGGTATTCTGTTTACTTCGTGGGATCTTGGAGTAACGTGGGGGACGATTGGATTCCTGAACACGCTTTCAGCGGTTCTCGCGCTTATTGGTGGTGCGATGGTCTTGCTTCGGACCCAGTTCTCATCCACCAATCGAATGCGTCCAACCCCGTTCCTCGTTGCAGGGCTTCTCTACGTGGTGTTCATTATCGTTGTCATCTACCACGTCGTCATCCTCGGCGTCGCCGCCGGTCACTGAACAATCTGATAAGAGAAATCACACCGTCCCTGAGGGTACGTCGTCTGGAAGGTGCGCGAGCGCACGCCGTAGCAGTGGCGGCGTCATTACAGATGTGGCGATGGCGACGAGCACGATGACGGCATAGATGGTGGGCGTGAGGATTCCGATTGCCAAGCCCAGGGCCGCTACGACCAGTTCCATTGCACCGCGAGCGTTGAGCCCGATGGCAAGGCA harbors:
- a CDS encoding PIN domain-containing protein — encoded protein: MKLVIDANVVISALIADSKTRELIVTLEPDLLTPAFVHDEIGNYQDLIVEKSGMEPDRVAQFIDLLFQYVEIVPAKEFYPAIERADEAIGDTDPDDVLYLACAIACDASLWSDDSDFDEQDLVEAYSTSDVINSFDTL
- a CDS encoding DUF5789 family protein gives rise to the protein MADDRQGRDDQADREDERQREREVEEARTRGDEKEPVGDDPRGRLGDLDGVLGSHDYPVMTDQLVEAYGDYALETRDGERSLEGVLSGTEDQVFDSADDVRRRVLGLIGR
- a CDS encoding NAD(P)-dependent alcohol dehydrogenase codes for the protein MAPSIEEQAAQRTTQMRAVVANQYGSPDVLRVDDVPVPTPDTDELLIRVRATVVGPSDAAAREGSPFPIRLFNGLRRPKAVPGDVFAGEVEAVGRDVVQFAPGDDVFGTVAPGSGAHAEYLCVPEDGAVAVMPSILTYSEAAAVCDGGLTAMEFLTAHADLHVGESILINGASGSIGTAAVQIAAEAGATVTGVCSTAHVDLVRSLGAAAVVDYTTTDFTMTGAAYDVIFDVVGKRSFAECRDSLTPGGRYLTTVPSVDILIRMAQTRLIGDKRATFAATGVASAATKRAHLVALRDRVEAGEFRPVIDREYTLDAIADAHRHIDTGHKTGSVVVVPE
- a CDS encoding HpcH/HpaI aldolase family protein encodes the protein MSNEKSASQPINDLAATLKDGGVALGVLDNTYSPTLVEFYGELGVDFVWLDLEHGGPNPWDAGQMEDLLRAAERTGVEVLLRLPDTDPTLVRKALDLGARNVFLPRVETADEVRDAVRSARFRYDDGPGDRGLASPRASRWGLADEYIATEDRETLVGVTIETEASIENLDDILAVPDLGFVFIGPFDLSVSLGHPGEIDHPMVQEAVETVRSKAIDAGVPVACLGFGMEDVNEKATNGYQMLNLGSTTGALKQAVTSWFDAYEQNDS
- a CDS encoding sodium:calcium antiporter, with product MFQTVEVFSIPLANLGLLLGAFALLLGGAEIFTNSVEWFGYHLGVSESATGSILAAVGTALPETMIPVIAIVSVLLGRGDQAAADAIGVGAILGAPFMLATIAMTLIGASVLYFGSRRDAGPIFEADVPSLRRDLSFFLVGYTFAVVAAFVPSRGLRIGIAFGLVVLYLVYVKRTLAAGQLIVGEELDRLHLRGLLTEGQRPFPAFGSAIVSIDEPPLWMVVTQTVCALLVIIAGAHLFVTEVEFFSTEVLDVPAALIALLLAPLATELPEKFNSVIWVSEGKDTLAIGNITGAMVFQGTLPAMLGILFTSWDLGVTWGTIGFLNTLSAVLALIGGAMVLLRTQFSSTNRMRPTPFLVAGLLYVVFIIVVIYHVVILGVAAGH
- a CDS encoding CBS domain-containing protein gives rise to the protein MDISEILSPNFTEFDIGTPLSKVAGAFEDQELDAVIVTDGDEYRGVVSRQQLASSSNQPSAKIGSQVQHLPTVDRTEDIREVARLMIGSGAKTLPVLRDDRVVGVVTGDAVLEAVRPFLDAATVDDAYTAELVSATPETTIGKALNLLREAGIAHLPVVDGDDLTGMLSLYDVIEFTTRGGSKSQGGSSSGFGGRGGGGQNRGGFGAREGDSDRMLDLPIRNLMSDTVATVERSAPLDEVVETMFEREISSLVVTADGTGEPVGIITKTDVIEALTWERDDRNPVQVFGLELLEGMDYDDVSTLIEDMTSKYGEMSVIKASIELQEHKEQSRGVPLVLARIRLVTDRGYFTADGEGYGGSHALRLAANAVERQLLKGKTYGDSKKHPDTDEQAQLYGWWLGG